The Mesotoga sp. UBA6090 genomic sequence TCCAAGGGGAACATCCGTAGCATCGACTACGTACCATTTCTTCTCTATTTTGTTGCCATTGTGATCAACGAGATAACCGAGAGTTTTCTCGATTTCTCCCTTTCTTTTCGTCTGCACCTTGGAGTGGGTCACTGCCCATCTGCACACAGGTGTTTTCTGAATCTTCATAGATGCAATCCTCCTTAACAGAACAGCTTACTCGCTGTAGACACTGACGTACTTGCGGTTGTTCTTCTCTTCGAAGTGAACCTTACCGTCTATGAGAGCGAAGAGGGTGTGGTCTCTACCAAGCCCTACATTGCTTCCGGGATGTATCTTTGTTCCTCTCTGCCTGACGATTATCGATCCGGCCTTTACGGCTGAAGATTCGCCTCTCTTAACCCCCAGATACTTGGGATTACTATCTCTTCCGTTTGTTCTGCCAGCGCTTTTTCGGGCCATCTCATTTCACCCCCGTCTCAATTTTATCAATAGAGACTTCAGTGAACCACTGTCTGTGACCGTTGACTCTGTCGAAGTTCTTTCGGGCTCCAAACTTGACGACAAGCACTTTCTTATCTCTACCGTGAGAAACAACCTTACCTACAACTTTCGCGCCGTCCACATAAGGTTTACCTACAGTTGCTTCCTGTTCATCGTGGACGAGAATAACTCTGTCAAAGACTATCTCGTCTCCGTTTTCCTTTCCGTTCTGCCTTTCGGTGAAGAGAGTCATACCTTCCTCGACTCTATACTGTCTTCCCGAGGCTTCAATGATGGCATACACTAAGAGCCACCTCCTCATGCAATAGAAATGTGCTGAAACGAGGTACCTAACGGATTTAAAACCTGCTTCAAGCACGAAAAAACCGCTCGCGATCAAAATTCTATCACAAGTAATAATGATGGGAGAGTCTCTGGGTAACTTTTTTATTACGAACGAGAAAGGGTTTTGAATTCATTGAGATCTTCACATTGCTCAAGTTTATCATATTGACAGCACTACAGCCCGTGATATAATCAATTGCGAGGACGGAGGCGTATCCTAATTGGCTAAGGAGCTGGTCTCGAAAATCGGTGGGGTTGACGCCCCTTGTGGGTTCGAGTCCCACCGCCTCCGCCAGAGGGCGGTTACGCCCTATTTTTTTGGAGGTGGTAGCGTGATCCTCGATACAGTCCTAAGGCTTCTCAAAGGAAAGAAGGGAAAGCTGGATTACTCTATTCCCAAAGAATGGCTTCCTACAGGATATTCCGGCACACTGAAACTGAGAGATAGGTACATATTCGTAGATCCCTACGAATACAGTTCGACCATAGTCGAAGGCATTCTCTCAAGAGCCGAGCAGGGAAGAGATTACTCGAAATCACTAGGTAGAATAAGGATGGAGAACGAAAGCACCTGGATAAATTCGGCTATCATATACGGTTCATTCGTCAGATCGACCACTGCCTACTCACATCATGATCCTGAGTTCTTTTCTGATCTAGATTCTCAGCAGTACTCGGAATTAGGGACATTTCTGAAGATGATATTCATGCTGCCCTATCTCGAGAAGATGGGTTTCGACACTCTATACTTCCTGCCGGTTACAAGTTACAGCGATAAGTTCAAAAAGGGCGAGCTCGGTTCACCCTACTCAGTGAAAGACTTTTTTTCAACCGATGAACGTTATCACGATCGTCTGCTAGATGACATGAGCGTCGAAGAGGAATTTACCGCTTTTGTTGAAGCGGCACACATTATGGGTATGAGAGTTGTGCTCGACTTCATTCCCAGGACGTCGGCACGTGACTCGGCTCTGATTCTCAAACATCCTGAATGGTTCTACTGGATAGATGAATCCCGTCTAGATGACTATACGCCACCGAAAATCGACAATCTGGGATTTGATCAGGCAAAGGTTGAGACCTTGCCGATCATCTATGCTAATGAAAACGTCAAAAAGCACCTTTCGCTCTTCCGTCATTCCCCGGAAAGGCTTTTCCCGGATAGATGGAGAAACTTCGTGTTTCACCACGAGGGTAAGGAGAGTTTTCTTGACGAACTTGTCGAAGAGTTCGGTCTCATAACACCCCCAGGATTCTCCGATTGGATAAATGACAACCAGCCAACATGGAACGACATAACTTTCCTCAGGCTGTACAAGGATCACCCGATTGAATCTCGCAGGTTCCTTCCGGAGAATCAGCCGCCTTACGTTCTATTCGACGTAGTGAAGTCATCTTTCTTCCCGGGTAGTGAGCCAATGATGGATCTCTGGGAGAGCATTGAGAACATCATGCCCTTCTATAATGAGAAGTTTGGTGTTGACGGTGCAAGACTGGATATGGGACATGCGCTTCCAAGAGAGCTAGAATTGAGGATCATCCGCAAAGCCAAAGAGAGAGATCCTTCTTTTGCGATCATTGCAGAAGAACTCGTGATGGGGAATGATGAAAAGGCCAGACAGTCAGGATACGACTGTATTCTTGGAAACACATGGTGGATGGAACCGAGAATCAATGAAGGCAAATTTAAAGAGCTTCTTTATAAAGTTCTGCCGAATATGAGGCTGCCAACTCTGGCAGGCATCGAGACTCCCGACACACCAAGAGCAGCGGCTAGAAAGAATGGGAAAAGCTTTTCCCGGTTTGCAACTGTACTTAATTACTTCTTGCCCAACGGCATTACATATATCAACTCCGGGCAGGAGATCTTTGAGATCCAACCGATGAACCTCGGATTGGATAACGATGAAGAGGGTCGGTATGTTCTGCCACCCAATGATCCATTTTACGGGAAGCTGGCTTTCTTCGATCCTTACGTTCTTCACTGGAACGCAGACGATGACCTGATAGACCTAATTGCACTTCTCTCTTCTATTAGAAGAAACAATCTCAACTTGCTCAGTTCGAGCAATCCTAAACTCCTCTGGGAGGAAGACAAGACATCTGCAGGTCTGTTCTACTGGAACGGAGTCAAAGGACTCTTGGTGGTCGCAAATGGAGACTTCGAGGGAATGAAAGAGTTCCACATCGACCTCGGCTTTCACACGTGGAGGGGGAAACATAAGGTTCAGTGGAAACTCAAGGGATTCGATGGCCAATCGGACTGGGATGTGGGGGGAGACTTCCACCTGTCTCTTGGTCCCGGAGAGGTTGCCGTCGCAGAAGTCATGTAAAAATAGAAGGCCCCTTCAGGGGCCTTTCTTATATCTACGATTTACTTCTTTGGTTCTACATAAAACCTTATTGCAGTTCTCACTTCCCCGTCGATTTCCACATCCGAAAAACTTGGAACGCACACGAGATCCATACCGCTGGGAGCAACATAACCTCTTGCGATTGCTATTGCTTTAACTGCTTGATTGACAGCGCCCGCTCCGATAGCCTGAATCTCTGCGCCGCCTTTCTCTCTGAGTACTCCGGCAAGTGCGCCAGCGACTGCATTTGGTTTTGAGTGGGTTGCTACCTTCAGTACTTCCATGACTGCTACCTCCTCTTGAGATCTGTCATGCTACTGGGAGAGAGATATAGGATGGTGCGCCCGGCAGGATTTGAACCCGCAACCATCGGAGCCGAAATCCGATGCTCTATCCGTTGAGCCACGGGCGCATAAAATATAGAAGAAGTGGGGTGGCTGGCGGGGTTCGAACCCGCGGCCGCCTGATCCACAGTCAGGCGCTCTTCCAACTGAGCTACAACCACCATGTGTGTTACATGGCGCGCCCGGCAGGACTCGAACCTGCAACCCCCGGATTAGAAGTCCAGTGCTCTATCCATTGAGCCACGGGCGCTGGAGCGGCCGACGGGAGTCGAACCCGCAACATTCGCCTTGGAAGGGCGATACTCTACCAATTGAGCTACAGCCGCACTAATGACCCTTGGTCGGGAAGACCCGATATACACTACACCGCGAGCTTCCTGACGCGCTTCAGAAAGACGAAAGACACGATTCTCTTGCCGAAATCTATCGTCCCTTCTGAGATCAGATTCCGTAACACTCTATTCTCTCCCAAGTTAGCAGCATAGTTTATCAACTGCTCTTCCATCTCTAAGGTAGTGAAAGGGGTTACGTCCGACGCTACTGAAAGTTGCTTCAGCTTTTTCATTTTACTACCTCGCACGTCTTCGAGTTCTACAAGACGGTTAACAATGCTTTGCGAAGTATTCCCGCGTTCCACTACCGAAGTGAGATGATTTATTCGGTTGTCAATGTCCGCGATCTCTTCTTCTAATGAGCGTAAGCCTAAATAATTAGACTCTTGGGCGAGACGCTGGTTCATCTCTTCCGTGAACCGTGCAATATCTTGCAGAGCTTTGTCAAACTCATTCCTTATCTCTTTGAGGACAATATCCTCGAGTTTCTTCGAGCCGATCGCTTTGTAAGTTCCTTTTGATTTCTTGCAAAATGAGCAGTAGTAATACCCTCCTGCATCTGTATCATGTTCCTTATTGAACTTATTCTGTCCTCTTTTAGAGTACACGACTCTTCGTCCGCACTTGGAACAGACAAACAGTCCTTGAAGCAAGGGTGGAGGGCCGCTTGTCGGGCTTCGCGTTGCTCTCGTCTTCTGCGCGCGCTCCCACAAATCCTTACTCACTATCGCAAATTGCGGAGCGTTGACACACACAACGTCCGTATAAGGGTTCATCTTCCCACGCACTCTCTTCTTATTAAACGTCAGAACGCCCTTATATATCTCATTTGTCAGAATCCCTCGCACGGAATCCATCGTAAAGACGTTCCCTCTCTGAGTCCTATACTTTCTTTCATTAAGCCACTTCGCAAGTTGAAGCATGGTCGCACCGTTCGCGTACATTTCAAATATGTGCCGAACAGCTTGAGAACGGTCAGGGTCAATCGCGAGCTGCCTCTTCCCATCATGATAGACGTTGATATACCCGAACGGAGCGTTGCGCCCACAAAGACCTCCGTTCTTCGCGCTGTGAAGCATACCCCTCATAACATTCCTTGCTAAGTTCCAACTATATATCTCAGCCATCGCGTCATAGACACTCTCTATGATGATTCCTTCAGGGCCTTTGGGTACGTCCTGCGTTATGGAGATTAGAGTGATTCCGTTCTCTTCAAGAAACTCCCTCATGTCAAGCATGATCTTTCTCTTGCGAGCCAGCCTGTCAAAGTTCCATACGAGAACATACGTAAAGTTAAACTGCTTCGCGTCCGTTATGAGTTCGTTCAGACCTTCCCTCTTGTCCGCGTCTAGGAATCCGCTGAGCGCTTCGTCAGAGTACGTCTTCACGATCTGATACCCATTCTTCTTTGCGTACTCTAATATCTGAGCCATCTGCGCCGCAGTTGATGCTTCCGTCTGTTTTTCACTTGAGAACCTTGTGTATGCCGCCGCCCTTTTCATACATCTAATATAGCACTTATAACTTACGTTAACTCAAAATGATAAACCACTATACGGCCAGTTTTTTTCACAAAGTCGGAATCTTTTCCGAAAGTTTTGAAATCCTCTACCGTAAATAACTCCGTTCATTCCACTACCATTTTCACCGTTTCTCCCTACCCCGAGATTTTCATTACAAAACGTATATTTCTTAGTACATTTCACAATGTATAACGAACGTTAAGTCATTCAGGAATCGAAACAGGGAGGGGTGCATATACTGTAAGTGGCTTCTCATGGACTATACCTCCCCCCAGCCGTTAACTGATTCTTTACAATCATGTACCGTATCGTCATATAACACCCGTTATACTATTATCATCAACGAACGCAAAAACGATCAACCCAAAAAAGCTGTGCCACTTGAATTACAACGAGTGGCTCCCAAAAGGAGGAGAATGAATGAATCTCAAGGAAAAGTTAGCGGAAGCTCCAAAGGTGGTTGAAAAGAAGACTGACGGTAACGTGTGGAAGACCAAGAAAGCCGAGGAAGAGGCAAAGGGTAACACTTACGCGCCGATCTTCCTGCCAGCAAAAGTTGTCAACGTTGCAAAAGATATGGCAAAGAAGCTGCGAGTGCGCTACGAAGAAGTGCTCGCAGAAGTGTTGACAGATGAGGAGAATTTCAAGGTATTTATCGCGGAGGTCAAAAAGGCGAAGTAGGAGTGGGCGAAAGCCCACTCTTCCTTTAGGAATAGTGATTTACGTGGCGAGGAAGACGGTTCACTTGGAGCTGGTGATTGTCGGTCAGTGCCGTTGAGAGTATCGACGGCACTCGCGGAGAATCAACTGGCCTTTGGAAAGTGAATGATAGTCGGGAACATCGAGTGGGAGAGATGCTCATGCCAATCCCGAGGTTCGGAGTGCGTGGTAATCAGGCGCGTTCGGGAACTCGGTTACGGAGAGGTTCTTCCGCAAGCAGTGGTATCGTGGTTAACTGCGCTCGCAAGTGTCCGCGTACCCACTCCATACATACGGCACATATTGCCGTTCCGCTCGACAGTTCGGTCACGGCACTGTTCCGACAAAGTGCGTCCCTCAAAGTGGGTATCGGATAGTCGCTTCTAAAGTGGCGAGTCCGACTCTCCTGCGGAGACGGAGGCACGATCGTTCACTCCATAGCTGAGGCACTTGAAACGTGCTGGTTTGGGAATCCCACTTATGACCCATGAGGATAGACAGCGAAGGTCGAGGCATGGCAGGTGGAGTTCGGTTTCCACTCATGGAGGTTGCAGGTGCAATGGTGATGAACCACTTCTATGATGATACCTCGATTGTGTACACACCGAACGAGTGCTGTCAATGGCGGTGGTCGCTCGTCAGGGGTTCACTAGACTTATAGCGACAGTGAGCGTGGCAAACTCACTGTGTACCGTCCGATTTCCGTACTCTTTTCCTCTGCAGGATTTTGCACACTCTCTATCACTCGCTATTCATGGGAGTGAGGGATCGTGCGTGATAAATGTCACGTAGGGAGATTCGCATGGAAAAGAGTGGTCTTTATAGATTTTGGTAGGGAGGAAACCTCGTTTCCTTCCCTCCATAACCTATAAGGGAGGTGAGTTAATGGAGCTTGAAAGTGAAAAGTTGAGTGTCAGATATGAGGACGGTTGGTGGAGGCTGATTCCGAAAGGCTCTACTGACGACTACTGTTTCAGAGGAACGTCGAAGGGATTAAGTGCTCTTCTTACCTTCGCGAGACACAGAGGTTGGGCTGATAGGGAACGTGTAAGTGGAACATTGAAACTCGAGAAGATATTTATGGACGAGAGAGGACGTTGCACGTGCACTTTGGAAATAGAGGGCAACAGGATAGTGGTAGTTGAAGATCCCGACTGGTCGAGTGGGTTGATCACAAGGAAATTTCCAAAGACGCTTGATTCACTTGCATATGCACTTACATTCCTACAGTAATTATACCATAGAGGAAGGCCGTTCTTCAAGGGACATTCCTTGTGAGTGTCCCTTCGAGAGCGACTTTTAGGAGGTGCAACTATTAGTTTATTCTTCGAGGCACATCATCACGGTGTACCTCCGAGAGTAACCTAAATGGGAGGTGATGCAATGAAGAAGGTACTTATTGATAAGCACAGCGGCGAGATTTACTTCTCTCCATGTGTGGGGCAGTTAATGATGTTAAGTGCGGCAATGCGCAATGAAGGTCTCCTGTTAGTAACAGGAGACGAGTTCGAGGACACACATGAGGCTCGTAAAGTGAGTCTCAATATAGCAGAGTACGACAAAACTTGCGGTGCATTTTTCCAAGTGGTAATTGAAGAACGCGGCGCTGTGGTTTATGCAGAGTCGCACTCTTCGTACTGGAAGGCCTTAGAAAGTTGGTATCAGTGGGGGTGCTTCTGGGACGGTTTAGCACAGAAGTTCTTCACTGAGGTGGTGAGAACCAATGAGATCACCGATCTACATTGGTAGATGAGCTAGTGAAACTATATCACAGGGAGGTGGACTATGTGGAAACTCGCCGTGGTGAGAGCCACGCACGAGGAATTGGAAAATGCTAAAGACCGCGTGCTTGAAGGCAGGAGGTTCGTAACACGAGACGCGGTTTATAGTACTGACTACAGTTCTCTGCACGCTCTCTTCAAGAGGGTGCTAGAGAACGTGAAAGAAGAGGAAACAATCAGGAGAGCTTACGAGTTCTCCCCGAAGTACGATTACGGAGATGATATGGACGAGGTTCTGTATCTCTGTGATCTGGATATTGTCAAAGAGATCTTCGGAGACGTTCCGAAGGTCACTGCGTACTTCGCTCTCTACGGAGATGCGGACTACGAGGAGGTATGGCTCACAGACTCCCCGCGTCCTTACGACAGGGACGCTGAGTACATGAGGGTTTTATGAGACACTACATTTTCATGACTGGTGAAAGTGTTGTCGGTGTCGAGGTTCATCTCGAGACTTCCAGTCTCAAGGAGGCGATCACCGATTTCAATAAGTACGTTAAGGCCGTGCGAGAAGCCACAAAGCACGGCTATGACGGAAAGAAGAAGTTAGAACTCCTTCAGGAGAATGAAGGAGTGTTTACCGTACTCCGTTCTAAGAACGTCGGGAGAGGTAAAGGTACTAGAAGGCGGCTTCTCCTTGTGAGGTTCTAATGAACAGGCTCAGCCTGACAAAGATCAACGAGAAGATTAAGCAAGAAACTGAAGGTTGGAGTGGAAATATAGAAATAGAAATCTAGCCTCATTGTTTAACGGAGGGGCGATCGAGAGATCGCCCTTTTCTTATGCAAAGGAGGTGGGATATGCACGCAGTGATTCATCAGAAAGACGACACTTACACCGTCAAAGAACTCACTATCGGTGTTGGTGCTGAAGGAATTGTAATGACAGGAACGGAAGCCGAGTGCAATGCTCGGCTTAATTCTATCCTCTATGGCGATAGAGAGTTCTACCTCGTCTCGAGGGCGAACCTAGTAAAGATGGAGGCAGAGAGAGAGATCGTGACCGCACCAAGAGGGAGTAATTATTGCTTCCCTAACGCGATCTTGGTGAAGCGTTTCCTAGATAGACAGGAAGCGTATGAGTACATGAAGTCTCTGAATTACATCGAAGAATTACTGAAAATTCAAGCTAGGAGGTGGGCAATTGAAGAAAGCTCAGCTTTTTGAGTTCCTTGCCTCCATAGCGAGAAGCGAAGGAGGAGAAGCGAGGGAGGCTCAGTACCTTCTGCCCTATGTTAAAGGGCTTAAGAAGGGTGAGTTCAAAGAGAAAGTTAAAGCAAGGATAAGGCATTTGGAAAACCTTATCGAAGAAGAACCATTCTACAGGAAGGTAAGAAAGGGAATGCTCGAAACAGACAGGAAGATTCTTGAGAGAATCTTCGACTGGAGGTAGGTATGAAGTTAGAAGAGTTAATTCCAGACAGTTGGAAGTGGGTAGAGGAGAACATCAACAAACTGTACAAAGAAAGGTACTTCGACTCGCTAATAGACTACTACGGCGAGTATCCAGAGGAAGTAACAGCATCTTGGGCTTGCGCACTTATGACCTTCGTTCCTAAAGATCGAAAGTACGATTATAACGGTGCAGTGAGGCTCTTCATAAGATCAATGTGCGCTGATGTAAGACAGAGGATAAAAGCAAACACTAAGGTTTTCATAAGGGAGGTGCAGCGTGAGTATCAAACTGTTAAGGCTGAACGAGCTGCTGAAGAGCCTGCAGAAGTTTGACGGAAGGAACGGATTCGAGGTTAACACCTCAGTTCGACAACCGACATGCGGTTTCTATCAGGTGTTTTGCGATGTGAAGAAGGACGATCAGTACGTTGTTCGTTACGTGTCCTCGAATATCGACGAGGCACAATCTGCACTAAAGGGATTCGCAAGGCTGTTGGAGGTGGCAGTGTGGACAACATAGAAGAAATTGAAGAAGAAATCGATGAGTGGGAATCTAAGTTAGAAAACGACGACCTCACCGATGAGCAGATCAGTGAGATCGAGGAAAAGATAGAGAAATTGAAAGAAGAACTCAAGGACGCGTGGTATATCAAGAAGCATGGTATCTACGCGTACAACGGAGTATCTCCTAGAGACTTTATGTGATTCCTGACGGGTGGGCTTCGGCCTATCCGTGAGTAATACACTACAAAACCCTACGCAAGTATCTTACCACAACGTCTTCGTTGCATTAGCCTCGTGCGATGCGAGGCACTTTTTGAAGTGAGTAACGCCATATAGGAGGTGAAGTATGACGGTATCTTATCAGTTCGAAGTAGGAGACAAAGTGTGCGTGAGAGGAGGAGAGATGGAAAAGAATAAAGAACGATTGCTAAGGAAGTATCGACACAAGAGAAAGGTTTTCTCCGAGTACGCCGCCGACGTTCACGTTACCAACGTAGGCGGAACTGTTCTGTGGCTCGGAGATGAGGTGGATTTCGGTGATAGAGTTTGCACTCAAGAAGAGATCGGACTCGATGGAATTAAGGGATTCAGCAGAGTCATGAGGAAGAAGATTTACTTCTCAAAGAAAGGGCCTTATATAACACACGAAGGCACAAGACTTTATATCAGTGAGTTTTACAGGAGGTAGCTATGACGAGAGCCGAGTCGAGATACCAAGAGACAATTCCAACTCGAAAGGGTTTTGTGTACGTTGACGTGCAAAAGAAGAGGCAAAAGAAATACCGCCTCTCATACGCATACGGTGGGGTTGTTCAGGAGATGGCAACTGTGTGCGGATTTGACGATGCAATCTTTGTAGCTAAAGAACTTGCCAACGTTCATAAGGAGGTATGGGTGAAGTGATTGACCTAGATAAGTATGATAGGGTTTGCGAAGTTTTGAAAGAAAGCGAGCTGTTGAGTCTCGCAAAGGAAATATACAGCGAGTTTATTTACGATGAAAACAAGTTGTATTTTATCTTTAGTGACATGATCTCTGGTACTGACTTAGGATTCTTGAGCAGAAAGATTGATGGTCTTAGCGAGAAAGACTTCTCGTATCTCGTTGAAATTCTTGAGGTGTTCGATATAGGGTATGCAACACTCGAGGATAACTACTTGATGTTCGTAAGAGATATGAGACCCCACGACGTAAGAATCGACGCGAGGAGGCGTGACTGATGTACATAATCACAGAGAATGGGTTCGCATTGAATCTAACTGATGTAGATTGCATTGTGTTCAA encodes the following:
- the rplU gene encoding 50S ribosomal protein L21, with product MYAIIEASGRQYRVEEGMTLFTERQNGKENGDEIVFDRVILVHDEQEATVGKPYVDGAKVVGKVVSHGRDKKVLVVKFGARKNFDRVNGHRQWFTEVSIDKIETGVK
- a CDS encoding stage V sporulation protein S, with translation MEVLKVATHSKPNAVAGALAGVLREKGGAEIQAIGAGAVNQAVKAIAIARGYVAPSGMDLVCVPSFSDVEIDGEVRTAIRFYVEPKK
- a CDS encoding recombinase family protein, whose amino-acid sequence is MKRAAAYTRFSSEKQTEASTAAQMAQILEYAKKNGYQIVKTYSDEALSGFLDADKREGLNELITDAKQFNFTYVLVWNFDRLARKRKIMLDMREFLEENGITLISITQDVPKGPEGIIIESVYDAMAEIYSWNLARNVMRGMLHSAKNGGLCGRNAPFGYINVYHDGKRQLAIDPDRSQAVRHIFEMYANGATMLQLAKWLNERKYRTQRGNVFTMDSVRGILTNEIYKGVLTFNKKRVRGKMNPYTDVVCVNAPQFAIVSKDLWERAQKTRATRSPTSGPPPLLQGLFVCSKCGRRVVYSKRGQNKFNKEHDTDAGGYYYCSFCKKSKGTYKAIGSKKLEDIVLKEIRNEFDKALQDIARFTEEMNQRLAQESNYLGLRSLEEEIADIDNRINHLTSVVERGNTSQSIVNRLVELEDVRGSKMKKLKQLSVASDVTPFTTLEMEEQLINYAANLGENRVLRNLISEGTIDFGKRIVSFVFLKRVRKLAV
- a CDS encoding alpha-amylase family glycosyl hydrolase, with the protein product MILDTVLRLLKGKKGKLDYSIPKEWLPTGYSGTLKLRDRYIFVDPYEYSSTIVEGILSRAEQGRDYSKSLGRIRMENESTWINSAIIYGSFVRSTTAYSHHDPEFFSDLDSQQYSELGTFLKMIFMLPYLEKMGFDTLYFLPVTSYSDKFKKGELGSPYSVKDFFSTDERYHDRLLDDMSVEEEFTAFVEAAHIMGMRVVLDFIPRTSARDSALILKHPEWFYWIDESRLDDYTPPKIDNLGFDQAKVETLPIIYANENVKKHLSLFRHSPERLFPDRWRNFVFHHEGKESFLDELVEEFGLITPPGFSDWINDNQPTWNDITFLRLYKDHPIESRRFLPENQPPYVLFDVVKSSFFPGSEPMMDLWESIENIMPFYNEKFGVDGARLDMGHALPRELELRIIRKAKERDPSFAIIAEELVMGNDEKARQSGYDCILGNTWWMEPRINEGKFKELLYKVLPNMRLPTLAGIETPDTPRAAARKNGKSFSRFATVLNYFLPNGITYINSGQEIFEIQPMNLGLDNDEEGRYVLPPNDPFYGKLAFFDPYVLHWNADDDLIDLIALLSSIRRNNLNLLSSSNPKLLWEEDKTSAGLFYWNGVKGLLVVANGDFEGMKEFHIDLGFHTWRGKHKVQWKLKGFDGQSDWDVGGDFHLSLGPGEVAVAEVM
- the rpmA gene encoding 50S ribosomal protein L27, encoding MARKSAGRTNGRDSNPKYLGVKRGESSAVKAGSIIVRQRGTKIHPGSNVGLGRDHTLFALIDGKVHFEEKNNRKYVSVYSE